The DNA sequence CATAGCGCGGGTTGTGATACAGCTTCAGCTCATCGATATAGGTCTGGTAGGCGCGAGCCAGCAGAACGTCAACGCTATCTTCATCGTTACCGTATTTCGGCGCGCCGTTGATTAAGCGCTGGCGCAGCTGCTCATGGGTCAGGCCTTCGAAGTCCTCAGCCAGCGCTTTCGCCAGCTCTTGCTGACCAATGACGCCCTGATCGAAGACCAGTTTTTTCACCGCCGCCAGGCTGTTGCCGAGGTTAGCGATACCGACCTGCAGGCCGGAAACCCAGTCATATTTTGCGCCGCCCTGCTTGATACTCTTCGCGCGTTCAATACAGTCATCAACCAGCGCCGAGCAGAGAATATCGTGCACGTTCTCTTCCAGCATGGTGTCGACCACGTACTCAATCTCAATTGATTTACGCGTGTAGTAGCGGATTTGCGTATCCCAGTCGGCCAGCACCTGTTCGAAATTGTCGAAGTTACCTTTCGACAACGCGTGCTCCTGCGGCAGGAACACCTGACCGCTGGTGGCATCGCGGCCGCCTTCCAGCGTTGCCAGCATCACGCGGGCAAAGTTGATAAAGCTCATGCCGGTGCAGCGGTAGCCCCATTTACCGCCAACGGCGGTTTCGATGCAGCCGATGGCGGCATAATCGTAGGCGTCCTGCGGCTCAATGCCGAGTTTGATAAATTCAGGAATAACGATTTCGTCGTTGTTAAACGCCGGCATCCCGAAGCCGCAGCGAATGACCTGCACGCAGGCGTCGAGGAAGTCGTTGCTCATGTCCGCGTGGTAGCGCACGCTGAGGTTGGGCTGCGTCGAACGCAGGCGACCGCAGGATTCGAGAATCGCGTAGGAGAGCGGATTCACCGCGTCCTGCGCTTTGCCGTCCACCAGATTCTGACCGCCGATGGTGACGTTCTGGTACAGCGGGCTACCGGCGGACGCTTTAGAGTGCGAGCCGGAGCGAATTTTGTTCACCTCCAGCAGTTTCAGCCAGCAGCAGTGCAGCAGTTCGATGGCGTGTTCGCGATCCAGAGACTGCGCCAGCTCAACGTCGCGGCAGTAGTACGGATAGAGGTACTGGTCCATACGGCCAAAAGAGACCGAGTGGCCGTTGGATTCAATTTGCAGGATCAGCTGGATGAAATAGCACAGCTGCAGCGCCTGCCAGAAGGTTTTCGGCGGCTCGTGGGCGATGATGTCGCAGTTTTCGGCAATCATCAGCAGCTCGTCACGGCGGGATTCTCGGGACTCCGTTGCCGCCATGCTGCGCGCCAGATCGGCAAAGCGTTTGCTATGTTCGCTCACGGCTTCCAGAACGATATCAATGGCTTTGAGGAACTGCTCGCCGTGCAAATCTTCCAGTACGGTCAGGTTAATGCGTGAACGGCGCTCGGCGACTTTCGCCCGCATGCCGTCAAGACCTTTTTCCAGCAATAGCGGATAGTTGACCGCGAGATGGGCATCGCCGGAGGTCATATTGCCTTCCGCTTTGATGATCCCGGTAGCCAGCAGCGCTTTTTGTTCGTCGGTGAACATGCCGTAGCAGCGATCCTGCACGGTTTGACCGCGCCACCATGGGCATACTTCGTGCAGCACGCGTTTGTTCTCTTCGCTAACGGCAAAACCGGCGCCGGGACGATCGGCGAGATCGTCAATCTCTTTTTCAATCCAGCTTACCGTGTATTCCGGGAAGATAGGTGCCGCGCGAACTTCGCTGGCCTGGTTGCCGACGATCAGTTCATCGTGCTTAATCCAGATGGTCCGTTGCGCAAGGTGATGAGCCAGCGCCAGCGCGCGGCGTACCGGAATCGGTTTGTCCAGATGCTGCTGGTAGGCTTCGGTATAGTGCTGGGCTCGCTCGGTACAGACCGGCGGCTTGACGATATGCACCAGCGCCATTTTGTGCGCCTGAATGCGTGGGCTCAGAGTATCCAGTTTCAACGTTGTCATAAGGTTATCCTCGTAGAGTCGCCGTTAAACCTTTGCTCTGAGCATAGCGCTGCGCGAAGGCGAGCAGCTCGGGTGCAGCAAGCGGTTTATCCGGAGCGGTATAGGGCTGACTGAGTAATTGGTATTTATTCATTCCTAACGTGTGGTACGGCAGGAAGTGGATCTCGCTAACCTTTAAACGGTCAGCGGCAAAATCGGTAATAGCGGCAATATCGCTTTCGTTAGCGTTAACACCCTGGATCAGCGGAACGCGAATGATGATTTTCTTCCCGGCCTGCGCAACTCGCTGTAGGTTATCCAGCACCCGGCGGGCGCTGCCGTCCGTCCACTGCTGGAAAATCGCTTCGTTAACGTGCTTAAGGTCAGCGAGGAACAGGTCAATAAAAGGCAAAGAGGGTTCGACGTATTTCCACGGTACGTGCAGACAGGTTTCGACCGCGGTGTGGACGCCCGCGTGATGGCTGGCTTCAAAAAGCTGCCGGGCCAGCTCGGGATTCATAAACGGCTCTCCGCCGGAGAGGGTGACGCCGCCGCCGCTGCGATCGTAGAATGGCCTGTCGCGCAGCACCGTGGCCATAATGTCCTCGACGCTTTTCTCTTCGCCGCATACCGTTAAAGCGGTGGTCGGGCAGCAGTCGCGCAGTTTGCCAATATGGTCATCGGTGAGCTTTTCGCGGTGGATAATCAGGCCATCCAGCTTGCGGGTGATAACGTCAGGAGCCGCCTGCTGGCAGAGATAGCAGCCGTCCAGGCACAGGCGAGAGTCATACAGCAAATCCGCCGTGCGGGCGCGGCTTTCCGGGTTCTGGCACCAGCGGCAGCCCAGTGAACACCCTTTCAGGAATACGACTGTGCGGATCCCCGGGCCGTCATGGGTTGAGTAACGCTGAATGTTGAAGATCATGATTCACCCTCTTTTTTGCATATGAAGATTGAATTACTTTCGAATGAAAGTTGTATTGATATAAATCAACAAGCAGAGCGAGGGGGGTGAGTGAGGGTGAAAAAATCGCGGTAGGTCACAAATTATCCGGCAGCGTTGCTGCCGGGAAAGGGCTAAAGCGTACCGCATACCTCGCAGTGAGGATTACGCGGCAGCTTCATTTCGCGGAACTGGCAGCGCATGGCGTCGTACATCACGATCTTACCCGTCGCCGGGCTGCCGTAGTGGGTCAGTAGTTTAATGGCTTCCATTGCCTGGAGTGAACCAATGGTGCCGACCAGCGGCGCCATCACCCCG is a window from the Klebsiella oxytoca genome containing:
- a CDS encoding formate C-acetyltransferase/glycerol dehydratase family glycyl radical enzyme, which codes for MTTLKLDTLSPRIQAHKMALVHIVKPPVCTERAQHYTEAYQQHLDKPIPVRRALALAHHLAQRTIWIKHDELIVGNQASEVRAAPIFPEYTVSWIEKEIDDLADRPGAGFAVSEENKRVLHEVCPWWRGQTVQDRCYGMFTDEQKALLATGIIKAEGNMTSGDAHLAVNYPLLLEKGLDGMRAKVAERRSRINLTVLEDLHGEQFLKAIDIVLEAVSEHSKRFADLARSMAATESRESRRDELLMIAENCDIIAHEPPKTFWQALQLCYFIQLILQIESNGHSVSFGRMDQYLYPYYCRDVELAQSLDREHAIELLHCCWLKLLEVNKIRSGSHSKASAGSPLYQNVTIGGQNLVDGKAQDAVNPLSYAILESCGRLRSTQPNLSVRYHADMSNDFLDACVQVIRCGFGMPAFNNDEIVIPEFIKLGIEPQDAYDYAAIGCIETAVGGKWGYRCTGMSFINFARVMLATLEGGRDATSGQVFLPQEHALSKGNFDNFEQVLADWDTQIRYYTRKSIEIEYVVDTMLEENVHDILCSALVDDCIERAKSIKQGGAKYDWVSGLQVGIANLGNSLAAVKKLVFDQGVIGQQELAKALAEDFEGLTHEQLRQRLINGAPKYGNDEDSVDVLLARAYQTYIDELKLYHNPRYGRGPIGGNYYAGTSSISANVPFGAQTMATPDGRKAHSPLAEGASPASGTDHLGPTAVISSVGKLPTGSILGGVLLNQKLNPATLENESDKQKLMVLLRTFFEVHKGWHIQYNIVSRETLLEAKKHPDQYRDLVVRVAGYSAFFTALSPDAQDDIIARTEHTL
- a CDS encoding glycyl-radical enzyme activating protein — protein: MIFNIQRYSTHDGPGIRTVVFLKGCSLGCRWCQNPESRARTADLLYDSRLCLDGCYLCQQAAPDVITRKLDGLIIHREKLTDDHIGKLRDCCPTTALTVCGEEKSVEDIMATVLRDRPFYDRSGGGVTLSGGEPFMNPELARQLFEASHHAGVHTAVETCLHVPWKYVEPSLPFIDLFLADLKHVNEAIFQQWTDGSARRVLDNLQRVAQAGKKIIIRVPLIQGVNANESDIAAITDFAADRLKVSEIHFLPYHTLGMNKYQLLSQPYTAPDKPLAAPELLAFAQRYAQSKGLTATLRG